A DNA window from Acetilactobacillus jinshanensis contains the following coding sequences:
- a CDS encoding redox-sensing transcriptional repressor Rex produces MAKAKVPRATTKRLPIYYRYLNILHDQNVSRVSSSKFAKAVQIDPATIRRDFSYFGALGKRGYGYDVNQLLRFFKKILHQDHLVNVALIGVGNFGHALLNFNFHQDSNVRIAAAFDIKPDIINTVQSDVPVYSMKDLVSQLREQQIDVVILTVPAKAAQNVCNLAIKGGAKGILNFTPVRLASPANVRIQNVDLTNELQTLIYFVKRYD; encoded by the coding sequence GTGGCTAAAGCTAAAGTTCCGCGCGCTACAACAAAACGTCTGCCAATTTATTATCGATATTTGAATATTTTGCATGATCAAAATGTAAGCCGAGTTTCTTCAAGTAAATTCGCTAAGGCCGTTCAGATTGATCCAGCCACGATCCGCCGTGACTTTTCATATTTCGGTGCGTTAGGTAAACGAGGCTATGGCTATGATGTCAATCAGCTCCTCAGATTCTTTAAAAAGATTCTGCATCAGGATCATTTAGTTAACGTTGCCTTAATTGGGGTCGGTAATTTTGGCCACGCACTATTGAACTTTAATTTTCATCAGGACAGTAACGTTCGAATTGCTGCCGCATTTGATATTAAGCCGGACATTATTAATACGGTTCAGAGTGACGTTCCCGTCTATTCAATGAAAGATCTCGTTTCACAATTACGTGAACAGCAGATTGACGTTGTCATCTTAACGGTTCCTGCTAAAGCCGCTCAAAACGTTTGTAACTTAGCCATTAAAGGTGGTGCAAAGGGGATCTTGAACTTTACTCCGGTCCGCTTGGCATCGCCAGCTAACGTCCGAATTCAAAACGTTGATCTAACGAATGAACTTCAAACGTTAATCTATTTCGTAAAACGATATGATTAA
- a CDS encoding cyclic-di-AMP receptor codes for MKLVIAVVQNKDASKLLTALIKRHLNATKLSTTGGFLRSGNTTYLIGIQDKQLPGLLKLIKRVSRSRQQSITPPVNLDGGANNTSYPVNVKVGGATVMVLPMDKFYRF; via the coding sequence ATGAAATTAGTAATTGCGGTTGTGCAAAATAAAGATGCTTCTAAATTACTAACGGCTTTGATCAAACGGCATCTTAACGCTACTAAATTATCGACGACCGGTGGTTTCTTAAGATCTGGTAACACGACATATTTAATTGGGATTCAGGATAAACAGTTACCTGGATTACTGAAATTAATTAAACGGGTTTCTAGATCTCGCCAGCAATCCATTACTCCACCGGTTAACTTAGACGGCGGTGCCAATAACACTTCGTATCCCGTCAACGTAAAGGTTGGTGGGGCAACCGTAATGGTGTTGCCAATGGATAAGTTTTATCGCTTTTAA
- the tsaB gene encoding tRNA (adenosine(37)-N6)-threonylcarbamoyltransferase complex dimerization subunit type 1 TsaB has protein sequence MEVLALDTSNRPLSVAVLEDHRILSTMTTTVNRMHSKELLPIIKRLMSHSGLEPEDLTRVVVASGPGSYTGVRIACTTAKVLAFCLGIDLVSVSSLKTLALNLSADEGALVNPVFDARNENMYTGLYRIKNHMPVPVIKDQHIPLVNWLAELKKIKEPIIGIGDADHFKAQYQKALGKQIDFAIGMDNLPQASALGRYGETQKPVKDVNAFLPNYLRLTPVQARWLKKHPNASRKPGNYVDMYRAEI, from the coding sequence ATGGAAGTATTAGCATTAGATACTTCTAACCGGCCGCTTAGCGTAGCGGTATTAGAAGATCACCGAATTTTATCAACGATGACGACTACCGTCAATCGAATGCATTCGAAAGAATTATTACCGATTATTAAACGGTTGATGAGTCATTCTGGATTAGAACCGGAAGATTTAACTAGAGTTGTCGTGGCTAGTGGACCCGGTTCTTATACCGGCGTTAGAATTGCTTGTACAACGGCTAAAGTTCTGGCTTTTTGCTTGGGAATTGATTTAGTCAGCGTTTCAAGTTTAAAGACGTTGGCCCTTAATTTATCAGCTGACGAAGGTGCTTTGGTTAACCCCGTTTTTGATGCTCGTAACGAAAACATGTACACCGGACTTTACCGGATTAAGAACCATATGCCGGTACCGGTAATTAAAGATCAGCATATTCCATTAGTTAACTGGCTTGCCGAATTAAAGAAGATCAAAGAACCGATCATCGGGATCGGGGATGCCGATCATTTTAAGGCTCAGTATCAGAAAGCTTTAGGCAAGCAAATCGATTTTGCGATTGGGATGGATAATTTACCCCAGGCTAGTGCTTTAGGTCGGTATGGTGAAACCCAGAAACCGGTCAAGGACGTTAACGCCTTTCTACCAAATTACTTACGTTTAACACCGGTTCAGGCTCGCTGGTTGAAGAAGCATCCTAACGCCAGTCGTAAACCTGGTAACTATGTTGATATGTATCGCGCTGAAATTTAG
- the holB gene encoding DNA polymerase III subunit delta': protein MNSIISEAVRKQRTLTGHFMDVVHNNQLSHAYLLCGEPGSGKLALALTITMRLFCKRVDQNYPCGKCNECMRITKHEHPDVVLISPRGQSIKIDQIRYLKAEFSKSAVEGNLKVFIINDADRMTVSAANSLLKFIEEPSGNVVSFLLTNDKSAILPTIVSRTQVVELPSVPKKVFFNELKAADVNPSQYNLLAVLTNDVGTAKKWNAGDWFGTLQKAIGTWFKQIEQGNLMAYPLVQISIMPLIHNHHDREITAEMMIQIWCDVMNVKFENTPRQDLKFPQNYDEITKVAKRITTDQLLNIIDMTLETHQLLTENVNFQNILEMMTLKTLAWLK, encoded by the coding sequence ATGAATTCAATCATAAGTGAAGCGGTCCGAAAGCAACGGACTTTAACGGGTCATTTCATGGACGTCGTTCATAATAATCAGTTATCTCACGCGTATTTACTATGTGGTGAACCCGGCTCCGGGAAATTAGCCTTAGCGTTAACCATCACGATGCGGTTGTTCTGTAAGCGGGTTGATCAGAATTACCCGTGCGGCAAGTGTAATGAATGCATGCGGATTACCAAGCATGAACATCCTGACGTAGTATTAATTAGTCCACGTGGCCAAAGCATTAAAATTGACCAGATTCGTTACCTTAAAGCTGAATTCTCAAAGAGTGCCGTTGAAGGTAACCTAAAGGTCTTCATTATTAACGATGCCGACCGAATGACAGTTAGTGCGGCCAATAGCCTGTTAAAATTCATTGAAGAACCGTCAGGAAACGTCGTTTCATTTTTACTAACGAACGATAAATCGGCAATCTTGCCAACGATCGTTTCACGAACCCAGGTCGTCGAATTGCCATCAGTTCCGAAAAAGGTCTTTTTTAATGAATTGAAAGCCGCAGATGTAAACCCAAGTCAATATAATTTACTGGCCGTTTTAACCAATGACGTTGGTACCGCTAAGAAGTGGAACGCAGGTGATTGGTTCGGGACTTTACAAAAGGCCATCGGAACTTGGTTCAAACAGATTGAACAAGGTAACCTAATGGCGTATCCATTGGTCCAAATCAGTATCATGCCGCTAATTCATAATCATCATGACCGTGAAATTACGGCTGAAATGATGATTCAAATCTGGTGTGACGTGATGAACGTTAAGTTTGAGAATACACCTCGACAGGATTTGAAATTTCCGCAGAATTATGACGAAATTACTAAAGTTGCCAAGCGGATTACAACGGATCAATTATTGAATATAATTGATATGACGTTAGAAACCCATCAATTATTAACGGAAAACGTTAATTTTCAGAATATTTTAGAAATGATGACATTGAAAACATTAGCCTGGTTAAAATGA
- the tsaD gene encoding tRNA (adenosine(37)-N6)-threonylcarbamoyltransferase complex transferase subunit TsaD has protein sequence MSFESSCDETSVAIVENGHKILSNVVATQIPSHKRFGGVVPEVASRHHIEMITYCIRDAMKEAGVNYSDLDAVAVTYGPGLVGALLIGVTAAKTIAWAHHLPLIPVNHLAGHIYAARFIKPIVFPAMALVVSGGHTELVSMPKEGQFEIIGETRDDAAGEVYDKVGRVMGITYPAGPDVDKLAHEGHDTFHFPRAMEKAPNYDFSFSGLKSAFLNTVHHAHQVGKTLNKADLSASFQAAVVDVLVHKTRKALKAHPVKQLILGGGVAANLGLRSHLKAMLAKDFPHTEFLKAPRKLCGDNAAMIGGAAYVFYKEKKFAGADLNADPGLEFKWAPGAEE, from the coding sequence ATGTCTTTTGAATCCAGTTGTGATGAAACTAGTGTCGCCATCGTTGAAAACGGCCACAAGATTTTATCCAACGTGGTCGCCACTCAGATTCCAAGTCATAAGCGATTTGGTGGTGTCGTTCCTGAAGTCGCTAGCCGTCATCACATTGAAATGATTACGTACTGTATCCGTGACGCCATGAAAGAAGCTGGCGTTAACTATAGCGATTTAGATGCCGTTGCCGTCACGTACGGTCCCGGACTAGTTGGTGCACTATTGATTGGTGTTACCGCAGCTAAAACGATTGCCTGGGCTCATCATTTACCGTTAATCCCAGTTAATCATTTAGCTGGCCATATTTACGCAGCTCGTTTTATCAAACCGATTGTCTTTCCCGCAATGGCCCTAGTAGTTTCCGGTGGTCATACCGAATTAGTATCGATGCCAAAGGAAGGCCAGTTCGAGATTATTGGTGAAACCCGTGATGACGCAGCTGGTGAAGTTTATGATAAAGTCGGTCGAGTTATGGGAATTACATATCCAGCCGGACCTGACGTTGATAAGTTAGCCCATGAAGGTCATGACACGTTCCATTTTCCACGTGCTATGGAAAAGGCTCCGAATTATGACTTCAGTTTTAGTGGTCTAAAGAGTGCGTTCTTAAACACCGTTCATCATGCCCATCAGGTTGGTAAGACCTTAAATAAAGCTGATTTATCAGCTAGTTTTCAAGCTGCTGTAGTTGACGTGCTAGTCCATAAGACTAGGAAAGCTTTAAAAGCCCATCCTGTTAAGCAGCTAATTTTAGGTGGCGGGGTTGCTGCCAACCTAGGTCTACGTTCACACTTGAAGGCCATGTTAGCTAAAGATTTTCCACACACCGAATTCTTGAAAGCACCACGGAAATTATGTGGTGATAACGCCGCAATGATTGGTGGTGCCGCTTACGTCTTCTATAAAGAAAAGAAGTTTGCCGGTGCTGATTTGAATGCTGATCCGGGCCTTGAATTTAAATGGGCTCCAGGTGCCGAAGAATAG
- a CDS encoding acyl-[acyl-carrier-protein] thioesterase, with protein sequence MKPNLYQEKHRIMYYETDMTSRLSLGMLLNLAVLVSEDQIDHLHVGTQLLQGDHIGWVVIQYSIHVNRLPKNNEVVTLSTQSKYYNQFLAEREFLIKDASGKVCAKIDSNWILLNLRTRKLILIKPDLIKPYGAQLVPVLPHLRRPYPIKNQHDTVSRIYRVRYSDIDINHHVNNAKYLNWMCDVLKPYFLVQHVPQDINIKFSHEVKYGTNVTSRVKMIKQDSNTVFTRHEITSNHQISAVANVKWIHKN encoded by the coding sequence ATGAAGCCAAATCTTTATCAAGAAAAACATCGAATTATGTATTACGAAACCGATATGACCAGTCGGTTAAGTTTAGGGATGTTATTAAACTTAGCTGTACTAGTATCGGAAGATCAGATTGACCATTTACACGTGGGCACCCAGTTACTTCAGGGTGACCACATTGGCTGGGTCGTGATCCAGTATTCGATCCACGTTAACCGGTTACCAAAGAATAACGAAGTGGTAACCTTATCAACCCAGTCCAAGTACTATAATCAATTCTTAGCCGAACGTGAATTTTTGATTAAGGATGCGTCAGGTAAAGTATGCGCGAAGATTGACAGTAACTGGATCCTACTTAATTTACGAACACGAAAGTTAATTTTGATTAAGCCTGATTTAATTAAACCGTACGGTGCCCAATTAGTTCCCGTCTTGCCACATTTACGGCGCCCTTACCCAATTAAGAATCAGCATGACACGGTTAGTCGAATTTATCGGGTGCGCTACAGTGACATTGACATTAATCATCATGTCAATAACGCTAAGTATTTAAATTGGATGTGCGACGTTTTAAAGCCTTATTTCTTGGTCCAGCACGTTCCGCAGGATATCAACATTAAGTTTAGTCACGAAGTTAAGTACGGCACTAACGTAACCAGTCGAGTTAAGATGATTAAACAGGATTCAAACACCGTATTTACAAGGCATGAAATCACGTCTAATCACCAAATTTCAGCCGTAGCTAACGTTAAATGGATCCATAAGAATTAA
- a CDS encoding amino acid ABC transporter permease yields MLSYSISIMPALLKGALFTIKLFLLTLVCSLPLGLILGLGRTCRFKPLNRLIEFYDWIMRGTPLLLQIIFVFYGLPVVNIVFPRFEAAAIALILNYAAYFAEIFRGGFPSIPKGQYESAYVLCLTPGETVRKIIIPQVVKIVLPSIGNEVINLIKDSSLVYVIGLGDLLRAGDIAATRDVTLVPLILVGAIYLVLTGVASFGLKKVENHYATWKL; encoded by the coding sequence ATGTTAAGTTACAGCATCAGTATTATGCCAGCCTTATTAAAAGGTGCTTTATTTACCATTAAGCTTTTCTTACTGACTTTAGTTTGTTCGTTACCATTAGGCTTGATTCTGGGCCTAGGTCGAACCTGTCGATTTAAACCGTTGAATAGGTTAATTGAATTTTATGATTGGATTATGCGTGGAACGCCGCTATTACTTCAAATTATTTTTGTATTTTATGGATTACCAGTTGTCAATATTGTATTCCCTCGTTTTGAAGCTGCAGCGATCGCATTAATCCTTAACTACGCAGCTTACTTTGCTGAAATCTTCCGTGGTGGTTTTCCATCGATTCCTAAAGGTCAATACGAAAGTGCTTATGTGCTTTGCTTAACTCCTGGTGAAACCGTTCGTAAAATCATAATTCCACAGGTTGTCAAAATTGTTTTACCGTCCATCGGAAATGAAGTCATTAATTTAATTAAAGATTCTTCATTAGTATACGTAATTGGTCTAGGTGACTTACTCCGTGCTGGTGATATTGCTGCTACCCGTGACGTTACCTTGGTTCCATTAATCTTAGTTGGCGCAATTTACTTAGTATTAACCGGTGTCGCATCATTTGGGTTAAAGAAAGTCGAAAATCATTACGCAACGTGGAAGTTATAA
- the rsmI gene encoding 16S rRNA (cytidine(1402)-2'-O)-methyltransferase, whose protein sequence is MEIQRSFSPASTGKLYLVPTPIGNLEDVTIRQLHVYKAVDLIAAEDTRHTKMLLNRYHIHTPEISLHQHNYATRVPELIQKLKSGVTIAQSSDAGMPSISDPGHELVVACVKAHIPVIPLPGPTAGMTGLIASGLSPQPFYFYGFLDRKQHEQMDELKRLNHRRETMIIYEAPHRLKKTLKNMVKAFGESRRAVICRELTKRFEEFYRGTLAELYQWTASHQVRGEFVIIIDGNHAAHQIENAAQKLDNLTIDQQVDYFVKQGIKPNHAIKKVAKIHNLKRQDVYDHYHHIKKS, encoded by the coding sequence TTGGAAATCCAGCGTAGTTTTAGTCCAGCATCAACGGGAAAGTTATATTTAGTACCCACCCCAATTGGTAATTTAGAGGACGTTACCATTCGGCAGCTCCACGTCTATAAAGCTGTGGATTTGATTGCTGCCGAAGACACGCGTCATACCAAGATGCTGCTTAATCGGTATCACATTCATACGCCCGAAATTAGTCTTCATCAGCATAATTACGCAACCCGGGTCCCTGAATTAATTCAAAAATTAAAGTCTGGAGTTACAATTGCTCAATCTAGTGATGCTGGGATGCCATCAATTAGTGATCCAGGTCATGAATTAGTGGTGGCTTGCGTTAAGGCTCACATCCCAGTAATTCCGTTACCGGGACCCACCGCTGGGATGACCGGTTTAATTGCCTCTGGATTATCCCCACAGCCGTTTTATTTTTACGGTTTTCTGGACCGTAAGCAGCACGAACAGATGGATGAATTAAAGCGGCTCAATCACCGTCGCGAAACCATGATCATTTATGAAGCACCTCATCGGTTAAAAAAGACTTTGAAAAATATGGTGAAGGCCTTTGGTGAAAGCCGACGTGCCGTGATCTGTCGTGAATTGACGAAGCGGTTTGAAGAATTTTACCGTGGCACGTTAGCTGAACTATACCAATGGACAGCTAGTCATCAGGTTCGTGGTGAATTCGTCATCATAATTGATGGTAATCATGCGGCACATCAGATTGAAAACGCCGCCCAAAAGCTGGATAACCTTACCATTGATCAGCAGGTTGATTACTTCGTTAAGCAGGGGATCAAGCCTAATCACGCCATCAAAAAGGTCGCTAAGATTCATAATCTAAAGCGACAGGATGTTTATGATCATTATCATCACATCAAGAAATCATAA
- a CDS encoding DNA replication initiation control protein YabA, with protein sequence MDDRQLYEGFKSMEAQTQLMLTKFSELREGVTRILEENSELKIENQHLRAVLGKKHRAVEKKTPKKGPQLTKSRQNLLKLYNQGFHVCNQFFGKHRDKNENCLFCNKILFWNSSDDHDKRTQK encoded by the coding sequence TTGGATGATCGACAATTATACGAAGGTTTTAAGAGTATGGAAGCTCAGACACAGTTAATGCTGACTAAATTTTCTGAACTCCGTGAAGGGGTTACGCGAATTTTAGAAGAAAATTCCGAATTGAAGATTGAAAATCAGCATTTACGTGCTGTCCTAGGCAAAAAACATCGAGCTGTTGAAAAAAAGACGCCCAAAAAGGGTCCGCAATTGACTAAATCACGCCAGAATTTACTTAAGTTATATAACCAGGGCTTTCATGTTTGTAATCAATTTTTTGGTAAACATCGTGATAAGAACGAAAATTGTCTTTTCTGTAATAAGATCCTGTTTTGGAACAGCAGTGATGATCACGACAAGCGAACTCAGAAGTAA
- a CDS encoding amino acid ABC transporter ATP-binding protein, translating to MLAIKDVNKSYGNKKILKDVNIDVKQNEILGIIGPSGAGKTTLLRCITGLEPINSGEFTLNGRAFNPNGSKKKSMIGLIFQNYELFPNLTVMQNITLAPRLRKIMSAGEIKTQATKLIKDLDISNEKDLYPYQLSGGQKQRVAIVRALMMKPKILCYDEPTSALDPALVKTLAGLIYKLKQRGMTQIIVSHDLPFAKKVSDRIVNIKKFSCTAE from the coding sequence ATGTTAGCCATTAAAGATGTCAACAAGAGTTATGGTAATAAAAAGATTTTAAAAGACGTCAACATCGACGTTAAACAGAACGAAATTTTAGGGATTATTGGACCTTCCGGTGCTGGTAAAACCACGTTACTTCGGTGCATTACCGGTTTAGAACCTATTAATTCCGGAGAATTCACTTTAAATGGTCGGGCTTTTAACCCAAATGGTTCAAAGAAAAAATCCATGATTGGTTTGATTTTTCAAAACTATGAATTATTCCCGAATTTAACTGTAATGCAAAATATAACCTTGGCTCCTCGCTTAAGAAAGATTATGTCAGCAGGTGAAATTAAGACCCAAGCAACTAAGTTAATTAAGGACTTGGACATCTCAAACGAAAAGGATCTCTATCCTTATCAGTTATCGGGTGGTCAAAAGCAGCGGGTTGCGATCGTTCGGGCATTAATGATGAAGCCCAAGATTCTCTGTTATGATGAACCAACCAGTGCACTGGATCCAGCATTAGTCAAGACGTTAGCTGGTTTGATCTATAAACTAAAGCAGCGTGGCATGACCCAAATTATCGTTTCACATGACTTACCTTTTGCCAAGAAGGTTTCTGACCGAATTGTAAACATCAAGAAATTTAGTTGCACGGCGGAATAA
- a CDS encoding amino acid ABC transporter substrate-binding protein, producing MKRFLKILVRIAILLLLVCTAIGATGCESEVKRANTQNTWSRIKQRKKVVIGIDETFVPFGYQNKKGKIVGYDVDLANAAFKTMGIKPDFQPIDWNMNTTELRNKTIDVIWNGFSITPQRKRVCAFSKPYVYGGYNIVTLRKNHINNIKDMNGKSLGVQGGSSDQQTLDQQPKILKDRIKNRKPILYGTYNDALSDLKSGRVDALLIDSANANYYISHESDPAEFKQFNSPFPAQYDAVGFRKGDVTLRKKVNQALIKLSKSGKLAKINKKWFGPKYNTNKLPLLIK from the coding sequence ATGAAACGATTTCTCAAAATTTTAGTTAGGATTGCGATTTTACTGTTACTCGTATGTACAGCGATTGGTGCTACCGGTTGTGAGTCTGAAGTTAAGCGCGCTAATACTCAGAATACTTGGTCTCGTATCAAACAGCGGAAGAAAGTTGTTATTGGAATCGATGAAACGTTTGTTCCCTTTGGTTACCAAAATAAAAAGGGCAAGATCGTTGGTTATGATGTAGATTTAGCTAATGCGGCCTTTAAGACGATGGGGATTAAACCCGATTTTCAACCGATTGACTGGAACATGAACACCACGGAATTAAGAAATAAGACGATCGATGTTATCTGGAACGGCTTCAGTATAACGCCTCAACGTAAACGGGTTTGTGCATTCTCTAAGCCGTATGTTTACGGTGGTTATAATATTGTTACGCTTCGTAAGAATCACATTAATAATATAAAAGATATGAATGGTAAGTCTTTAGGTGTTCAGGGAGGTTCATCTGATCAGCAAACGTTGGATCAGCAGCCCAAGATCTTAAAGGACCGCATTAAGAACCGGAAACCAATTCTTTACGGTACTTATAACGATGCCCTGTCTGATTTAAAGTCCGGTCGTGTTGATGCGCTTTTAATCGATAGTGCTAACGCTAATTATTACATTAGTCATGAATCTGATCCGGCCGAATTTAAACAGTTTAATAGTCCGTTCCCAGCTCAGTACGATGCCGTTGGCTTTCGTAAGGGTGATGTAACTCTCCGGAAGAAAGTTAATCAGGCCCTGATAAAGTTATCTAAATCTGGTAAATTAGCTAAGATTAACAAGAAGTGGTTTGGACCGAAATACAATACCAATAAGTTACCATTGCTAATTAAATAA
- the groL gene encoding chaperonin GroEL (60 kDa chaperone family; promotes refolding of misfolded polypeptides especially under stressful conditions; forms two stacked rings of heptamers to form a barrel-shaped 14mer; ends can be capped by GroES; misfolded proteins enter the barrel where they are refolded when GroES binds) translates to MAKEIKFSDDARSQLLEGVNKLADTVKTTLGPKGRHVVLEQSAGNPNITNDGVTIAKSISLANHFENMGAKLVAEVAQKTDDIAGDGTTTATVLTQAIVNEGMRNVAAGANPVGVRRGIEKATKVAVDNLHKMSHDVKTKDDIAQIGTISSSNKHIGELLADAMEKVGHNGVITIDDSRGVDTTLDVVEGMRFDRGYMSQYFVTDTDKMESTLDDPYILVTDQKINNIQVMLPILEQIAKQGRALLIIADDVGGEALPTLVLNKMRGTFNVCAVKAPGFGDSRKEQLQDIATLTGATVITKDLGLTIKGMKLSQLGEAHKVNITKDNTTIVQGAGDKRNVQERVDEIKAQMAKTSSDFDKKNLKKRLAKLAGGVAVVRVGAATETELKERKYRIEDAINATRAAVQEGFVPGGGTAYINILDKIDDIKAKGDEAVGVKIVRQALEAPVRQIAHNAGVNGSIIVEHLRHAKPGIGYNAADGKYEDMVKAGVIDPTKVSRSALQNAASISALLLTTEAVVAEAPKKSNGPAMPGAHA, encoded by the coding sequence ATGGCTAAAGAAATCAAGTTTTCCGATGATGCCCGTTCTCAATTATTAGAAGGTGTCAATAAATTAGCCGATACCGTTAAGACCACCTTAGGTCCTAAGGGTCGTCACGTTGTTTTAGAACAATCTGCTGGTAATCCAAACATCACTAATGATGGTGTTACGATTGCTAAATCAATTTCATTAGCAAATCATTTTGAAAATATGGGTGCTAAGTTAGTTGCTGAAGTTGCCCAGAAGACTGATGATATCGCCGGTGATGGTACTACTACTGCTACCGTATTAACTCAGGCGATTGTTAACGAAGGTATGCGTAACGTCGCTGCCGGCGCTAACCCAGTTGGTGTTCGTCGTGGAATCGAAAAAGCAACTAAGGTTGCCGTTGATAACTTACACAAGATGTCACACGACGTTAAGACCAAGGATGATATTGCACAGATCGGTACCATTTCTTCATCTAACAAGCACATTGGTGAATTACTTGCTGATGCAATGGAAAAAGTTGGTCATAATGGTGTCATTACGATCGATGATTCCCGTGGTGTTGATACGACCTTAGACGTCGTTGAAGGAATGCGTTTTGACCGTGGCTACATGTCACAGTACTTCGTAACCGATACTGACAAGATGGAATCTACTTTAGATGATCCATACATCTTAGTAACTGACCAGAAGATCAATAACATTCAGGTTATGTTACCAATCTTAGAACAGATCGCTAAGCAGGGCCGTGCATTATTAATCATCGCCGATGACGTTGGTGGTGAAGCATTACCAACCTTAGTATTAAACAAGATGCGTGGTACCTTTAACGTATGTGCCGTTAAGGCCCCTGGCTTTGGTGACAGCCGTAAGGAACAGTTACAGGATATCGCGACCTTAACTGGTGCTACTGTTATTACCAAGGACTTAGGCTTAACCATCAAAGGTATGAAGTTAAGCCAGTTAGGTGAAGCCCATAAGGTTAACATCACCAAAGATAACACCACCATCGTTCAAGGTGCTGGTGACAAGCGCAACGTTCAGGAACGTGTTGACGAAATCAAAGCTCAGATGGCTAAGACTAGCTCTGACTTCGACAAGAAGAACCTGAAGAAGCGTTTGGCTAAGTTAGCCGGTGGTGTTGCCGTTGTTCGTGTTGGTGCTGCTACTGAAACTGAATTAAAGGAACGTAAGTACCGCATTGAAGATGCAATCAACGCTACCCGTGCTGCCGTTCAAGAAGGTTTCGTACCCGGTGGTGGTACTGCATACATCAACATTTTAGACAAGATTGATGATATTAAGGCCAAAGGTGACGAAGCCGTTGGTGTTAAGATCGTTCGTCAGGCATTAGAAGCACCTGTTCGTCAGATCGCTCATAACGCCGGTGTTAACGGTTCAATCATCGTTGAACACTTACGTCATGCTAAGCCAGGTATTGGTTACAATGCCGCTGATGGCAAGTACGAAGACATGGTTAAGGCCGGTGTTATCGACCCAACCAAAGTTAGCCGTTCAGCATTACAGAATGCCGCATCCATTTCAGCATTACTGTTAACTACTGAAGCTGTTGTTGCCGAAGCTCCAAAGAAGAGTAACGGTCCAGCAATGCCAGGTGCTCATGCTTAA
- the groES gene encoding co-chaperone GroES encodes MLQPLGDRVIIEITKPKEQTVGGIVLASNAKQKPQTGTVVAVGPGKLGADGKTIKPSVKKGDEVLYDKYSGTSVKYDGKSLLVLHDKDIAAIVK; translated from the coding sequence GTGTTACAACCATTAGGTGATCGTGTCATTATTGAAATCACTAAGCCAAAGGAACAAACCGTTGGTGGCATCGTATTAGCAAGCAATGCTAAACAGAAGCCACAAACTGGTACTGTCGTTGCTGTTGGCCCTGGTAAGTTAGGTGCTGACGGTAAGACGATCAAGCCATCCGTTAAGAAGGGTGACGAAGTTCTTTACGACAAGTACTCTGGTACTTCCGTAAAGTACGATGGTAAATCCTTATTAGTACTTCACGATAAGGATATTGCAGCAATCGTTAAATAA